The DNA segment CTGTGGCACACAAACTTCAATACATTAGCAGTAAGTTTATGTCAGAGTAATGAGTGACATCACAAACTCTTACAAGTGCTAATTCACTTTTTATTTCTAAATAAATCGATTTATATGAATATTTAACTGAACATACATGTGAGTAATTTCAAACTGATTGCTGCAGGCACCTGCAGTACCTTTGCAGTCTAACAGGGGGCACCagcccacactttgggaaccattCCTTTTCAATATAGAGTGCATTGAGgcgactgttattgtgatttgatgctatatttaaaaaaaatgaacaggatcaaattatattaatttaattgacctttgacctctgtgtTTTTGGGCTCAGTCATTCGTTCTGAGTCTTaatgaataaagaataaaggcTGTTTTGTAAATCTTGGTGATATCACGCTTTGACCCACTGTGGCATGGAACTACAGGCTCATTGGCTAATTTTCCAATCACAAGTCGTTAGCCAATGAGGGTGTGGTTCCTCAGTCAGACCCGCCCTTTCTCATCACATTGAATCATTGGCACAGTGACGGCTCCATGTGAGCGATTTAAAACCATCCTGCAGCTTTTAAGGTGGAAATTCTCCACAGAGCCCAAACAGTGAGTGTGTccggctgtaaacatgtttgttctgctgggaagttttaacatgggagtctgtggggactgactcactgctgccccCGCTGGACTATAGAGGAACTGTACTGTTTGTTGGCGCTCCATTTTTTAGCAGCACATGTTGATGTTTGTGACGTTTGAACGGGGACGCTGCGTTACAGTTATAGCCGTTTGTCCTCAGCTCTGATTccagcagcagtgtgtgtgtgtgtgtgtgtgtgtgtgtgtgtgcttgtgtgtgtgtgtgtggatagaGCCTGATAAAAGCTGACACCAGCTAACTGACGTTTGTTCTGTGAAAGCAGAGCTGAACACACTGATAAAGTTTATCTGCGACCCCGGCTGAGGCGCGCTCCCTGTCGGACATGTGGATTTCTGCAGAAACTCATGATGTAATGACCGTCACATGATGCAATAAACTGGGTGATGTAATAACTCGTCAGCTCTCACCCTAGGATGGTGAGGCCCTCTGACCTGTAGTGCTGCTCTCATACTGTCACACTGCTTCTTTCCCGACTTTGAAGGCCGAACCTGTTTTGTTCAATTTGAGCCACGACGACGCAGCGGGCACTGAGATGAAGGTTTTGGTGTTAGTCGGCATCGTTGAAAGGTTTTCATAGTAATTATAATGATCATACATTTGCTGTGGATCAGGACGAGTAACGGGAAGAGTACAGTGATCAACGCCATGCTGAAAGACCGAGTGCTGCCCAGCGGCATCGGTCACACCACCAACTGTTTCCTGAGTGTCGAAGGGACCGACGAAGACGAGGCTTACCTCATCACCGAGGCGTCCACCGAGAGGAGGAGCGTGACTGTGAGTGAGGCAGCAGAAACCTCTGCTCGTGTCCCTGCGGTGATCACGGTGCTCGTGACATGCGCGCTGGCGTGTGGTGATGACTCGCTCCCCCCTTCCTCCTCAGACGGTGAACCAGCTGGCTCATGCTCTCCACATGGATCCCACTCTGGACTCGGGTACATTGGTCAAAGTCTTCTGGCCTAAAAGTCACTGCGCTCTGCTGAGAGACGACCTGGTGCTCATGGACAGGTAACATTCCCTCctcctgacctttgaccccacTGATGACGATTTACTTAAAGCTCATAAATAATATTCTGTGTCAGAACCACAGGGTTCAGTTTCATCTGCATTTAGCCAAAGTGAGGTTCAGGGCTCACTGACTAGAAACCTGAGGAAAGACCAGTACTTACTAACAccggtgacctttgacctttgactcTTGACCCAGCCCTGGGACCGACGTCACCCTGGAGTTGGACAGCTGGATCGATAAGTTCTGTTTGGACGCAGACGTCTTTGTTCTGGTGGGAAACGCAGAGTCCACTCTGATGAACACGGTGAGGAAACGACTCATCACACGACTCAGTCTGATTGGCTGCGTGTGAGTGGCTGCGTGTGATTGGCTGTCTTTATTAAAAGTGGAATAACTAATTCAATTCTGCCTGCAGGAAaaacttttctttcacaaagtGAGTGAAAAAATCTCCAAACCGAACATCTTCATTCTCCACAACAGATGGGACGCTTCAGTGACCGAACCGGACTACATcgaagaggtgtgtgtgtgtgtgagagagtgtgtgtgtgtgtgagtgtgtgtgtgtgtgtgagagagtgtgtgtgtgagagagagagagagtgtgtgtgagagagagagtgtgtgtgtgtgtgagagagtgtgtgtgagagagtgtgtgtgtgtgtgttttccggTTCTTTCACACTCAGTATGTGGTTTTAGTGTTATGGTTATGGTTAGCTGGGTTATGGTTATGGTTAGCTGGGTTATGGTTATGGTTGGCTGGGTTATGGTTATGGTTATGGTTAGCTGGGTTATGGTTATGGTTGGCTGGGTTATGGTTATGGTTGGCTGGGTTATGGTTATGGTTGGCTGGGTTATGGTTATGGTTATGGTTAGCTGGGTTATGGTTATGGTTAGCTGGGTTATGGTTATGGTTATGGTTAGCTGGGTTATGGTTATGGTTGGCTGGGTTATGGTTATGGTTAGCTGGGTTATGGTTATGGTTGGCTGGGTTATGGTTATGGTTAGCTGGGTTATGGTTATGGTTGGCTGGGTTATGGTTATGGTTAGCTGGGTTATGGTTATGGTTGGCTGGGTTGTGGTTATGGTTTAGGCTCAGagttattcattcatttttgatggttacgGTAAGCaactagggaaagcattatgtcaatgggaGGTCCCCATGAGGATAGCAACACCATACATGTGTGGGTGTGACTGTGTGTCTGACAGCGCTGTGCAGCTCTGCAGGTGACCCGCTCCTGTGCTTCACCTCTGAGCTTCAGGACACAGACGTCATCCTTCTAATGAACGCTGCAGTTTTTATTGTTACCTGCTCGGGTGTAAATCAGGCTGGAAGGAGAGTTATTCTCTGAGATCGAAGTAAAGCCGCTGGCAGCGGGAGAACATCTCACTCGCCTGCACTGTAGATATGAATGCTGTGGTAGAAACGCACCGCTCCCCCTGCTGTCCAGGTGAGGAAGCAGCACCTCGACCGCTGCGTGGGGTTCCTCGCCGACGAGCTGAAGGTGGTCGGCCTGGACGATGCCGCGGGGCGGATCTTCTTCGTCTCAGCTAAAGAGGTTCTGAGCGCTAGGACGCAGCGAGCGCAGGGCATGCCTGAGACAGGTGAGGGAGAGTGGGTTGAGCCTCCGCTCATTTCAAATGCATGACACATTTTTTCAGCCAAACCGTCTATTTGTGATTGGCAGCCTCCCTCaaagggggaggagctaaaacatCTGGTTCCAGAGAGTGAGGTGAGGATTATTTTTTGAGTCATGCAGAGCTGCTCTGAAGCAGTCCAAGAGTGAAAATGTGGAGCTGCACATGAgcagaagaaacacacacacacaaaataataaaagttaTTAAAGTCAAACAACCATCGTCCTTCCTCGTGCTGCAGGGGGCGCTCTGGCTGAGGGTTTCCACGAGAGGCTGAGAGAGTTCCAGAGGTTTGAGAGGACGTTTGAGGTTCGATGTCTGAACTCATGCAAAAATTCACTCATTTGCCAAAAAACGATGTGACAGGATGTGAcagtgtgacctttgacccctgcAGGAGTTCATCTCTCAGTCTGCGGTGAAGACCAAGTTTGAGCAGCACACGGTGAGAGCGTGGCAGATCACAGAGGCCATCAAAGGTGTGATGGACGCCATCAACATCGCCTCTGCCGACAGGAAGTGAGCCAAACACACTCACCTTCACTTTGCTTATCCAAAGGCGGGCTcagtgtgacctttgacctctgacagGATCTGCTGCCTGGAGGAGCGGGaggacctgagagaccggcTGGACTTTGTTCGAGGGCAGATTAACCGTCTGAGCGCCAGCGTCAAAGAGAGGATCAGGACTCTGAGCGATGATGTCACAGCTAAGGTAAACGCTCCAGCAGAGGGCGTGGCTTCAGGTGTGGTTTCAGGTGTGACACACACTTTTTCACAAAAGAAGAATGTAACTTCAGGAACATGTCGTGAAAAATCCACAGATGAAAGAAACGATCTGGATGGGGTGTTCTCTTCTTCGGTTATTGGGTCATATTAGCTTCCTGTTCGCGCTGTTATCTTGGTTGCCAGGTTGGTGGGTCCAGTCAGAGGACTTCCATGTTTCAGACCGCCATTTCCTTCCTTCAAAGTGCAGACTGTTGCTAAGTGTAGCCCTAATTCGAGCACAGGGATGAGGCAGGCGGGATTCATTCATGCTTGTAATAAGTCGATCCCTCCGTGAGTTcacttcctgttcttcttttgtcctttgACCAGAACTGAATCCAACCTGATGCAAAAGCTTGATTTCTTGTTAGCTGCGTGAAGGCGTCTGAGATCAGCACATCAGTTTATCAGAGATGCCAAACCTCCTCCCTCTGACCCTGGCACATCTCCATGGTAACCTGCTGTTTCTCCCTCAGGTGTCCTCGGCGCTGACGGATCAGATCCGCTCACTTCCTGTTCTGGTGGACGACTTCAGAGCCGACTTCAGCCCCACGCAGGAAACTCTGCTGCTCTACAAAACTGTGactacacactcacacacgcgggcgcgcacacacacacacacacacacacacacacacacacacacacacacacacacacacacacacacacacacacacacacacacacacacacacactcgcacacacactgagggggcaggagaggggggaggagaATGGAGAAGATGAGAACGTGCGGCCCTCCTCCCCCCCCAAGTGTCGCTCTCAGCCCTCCGTCTGCCTGACGGCGCTTTTGTGTCATTTCCTGTTCAGAAGCTGCTGCAGCACGTGGAGGAGCGGCTCATCGGCGGTTTGGATCACCGCTGCTCTGTCGGCGTCCTCAGAGACATCAGAGACGCCCAAAGTCACATGATCGGTAACGCCTCACAGTTTCATCACATGTTCtttgtatgtatgtgttatTATTTAGTTCCAGAGTGCTGCCCTTTGTGTCGGCTGTGGTTGTCTTTAAGTGCTTTATGAATAAAGATGGATGGACAGACGGCTCTCCTCGCTGACAGGAAGGGGGGACACTGTTTCCTCTGCTTGTTTGTCCTCAGACGCTGTCCGTCCTCTGCTGTCTCCGGCTCTGCAGGAGCAGCTCTCCACTCCCTCCGCCTCCTTCGAGATAACCTACGACCTCGGCCTAGCCGCCCTCTGCGCAGACTTTGAGGAGAACATCGACTTTCAGTTTTCTCTGGGCTGGACCGCCCTCGTCACACGCTTCATCGGTGCCTCAAACGCCAAACGAGCGCTGAGTGGCGCTGACTGCGCGCATAAGGTAAGTTCAGCGCAGCATTACATCTGTGAAACCTTCAGAAAAAACTGAGTGCCCATGGAAACTGTCTCTCTGCTGCAGGAACGCTCCACCTTTAGGGATGAAATGGTGGTTTCCATAGCAACGGGTCTGGTCTCTGTCACATCCAGGGCGTCCATGACGGTGCTGGTGATCGGCGGAGTGGTACGTTTTATTTTACAGCATTGCTGAGGTTCAGTCACCAGGTGCTGGCCCTCGGCAGGCTTCCAGAAGGTGGCCAATCATAAAAAAGGGCCCAGTGCACGAGAAAATATGAAATTGCAAATGATGCAGAGCATCTGTGATGAATAAACACGCAGGCGTGCTTTCAGCCCAGCGTTCATGATGGTCTTTCTCCAGGAGATTAATCCAGGAATTATCCCAACTTCTTATCTTTTCCATGAACGCTCTGTTAAAATCGGCGACAGGTGTGTGTCTCTCAGGTGCGTGTCTCTCAGGTGCGTGCTGTTGTCGCTGCAGGTGTGGCGTTCAGTGGGCTGGCGTCTCATcgccctctctgtctctctgtatgGTCTCCTCTACCTGTATGAGAAACTCACCTGGACTGACGCCAGCAGGGAGCGCGCTCTGAAGCAGCAGTTTGTCGAGCACGCCGCTCAGCGCCTGAGAGCTGTCGTCCCTGTTGCCAGCAACGCCTGCAGCCATCAGGTGTGCAAGTAAGACCCGCCCACGCCTGACGCACATGTCCAGGGAGCGAACACCTGGAGGCTCCGCCTTTAAtctgctctgtttgtgtttgaggGAGCTGTTGTCCACCTTCAGCCGTCTGACTCAGAGGGTGGAGCTGAGTGACGCCGAGCTGGAGGGAAACATCCGTCAGCTGAGCTTCAGGATCCAGAGACTGGAGACCATCCAGAGGCGTTCCAAGGCCTTCAGGTCAGAGCTCCGAGCCGCTGGTAGATTCGAGAGTTCACAGGAACTCCCACTCAGGTCAGAAACAAACTCAGAAACTGAGAGCAAATTTCAGTGCACGAGATGCAAAAGTTAAATTCAGGGATTGCACATCAGGTCTTTGGCGTTTTCTGGACGGTCAGCGTGCAGAGATCCCAAAAGTCTCAGTTTGGGAATCATGAATCTGGTTTTCCAACGTTTTGCAGCTTTGGGTCAAAATAAggtttaaaaagcattttttctgTTCAGCGTTTACAATATTACAGCATCCATCAATGCTTCTGGCTCCGCCCACCAGGCAGCTAAACACACCCCATGCACTTTCAGGTCCTGTTAACATCTCAGCAGAAGCTCCAGGTCTTAAAatcttgtttttcatttgttcaGGAACAGAGCCACTGAGCTGGAGACTCAGCTGGAGGTCTTTTCGGTTCAGTACCTGCAGGAAAACTAAAGAAGaagaactgctgctgctgcggtgGATGCTCCTGACCAATCAGGAGCTGGTGGAGAGTGCTGAGGTATCGCTCATCGCCCAGCGTTAACATCGACAGCCGCATAAATCCCAGACAGCTCCCCACCTTCGTCATTAACCAACACAAACCAAcaggaggagcagcaggagaCCCCGACCCTGAGTTGACGCTTTAGAAtcaaaggtcaaagttcagCTGTAGGCTTGTACAGTCTGCCCTTCATGAGCAGCTGATGAGAACACGTTCCTGACTCTGATCTTTGGCTCCACCTTCAGACAGTTTGGGTCTCCTGAGTGAGTGGGTGCTCCGCCTTCGCTGCGACCACAAACAGCTGAGCAGAGTTaagtggtaaatggactgattctgagcgcttttctactctcgcGGAGCGCTCAAAGCGCTCTGTACAACCCATCCTCACAAGCACTTTCTCTATACATAGAGATTAGGGTTGCAAAGGGGCGGAAAATTTCCGGTAAATTTCAGAAAAGTTTCTGGTAAATTTCCATGGTAAGTTAAGCTTGGGAATTTTGGAAATATTCCATATTGGAAACTTTCCATGGAAATAATGGGAATTATGGAAATTAATGGGAATTTAGGAGAACTAACTGGGAATATATTATTTCCAAGcataaatataaacagaaatcaTAAGAAAACCTCCATGCAAAATGTTTTCAACAGATATTTCAACAGATTTATTTGTAAGTACAGTAGAATAGAACACGTTTCAATAACTTGTTTCAtggatgaataaaaacagaaatgttgaGTTCAATATTACCATCCCCTAACCCCGCTCATTCAAAAATGCCCCCTGTCCAAAAATCTCCACAAAGTCCCATTCAAAAGGTTAAATGAAAAATGCCACTTATCCTCCAAAATGTCCCATTAAACATGCAAATCTTCCTTCAAGCAAtcctcttttctcatttttgctcaGTCAATAGACTCTTCCTGGACCTCATCATCATCCAACAACATGTCCACTTCCTCAGCATCCAACTCTGattcttcctcttcagtgtcACTTTCCAGCCTTGTTGGGGATGGCTCTGTGTCAGGCTCAAAGAGCCATAGGTTTGCCGACCAGCTTTTCCACTCTCACATTTGTGAGCCCGTTGCGAACCTTTGTGTGGGTGTTCCCAAACAGTGACCAGTTGCGCTCGGAGGCggctgatgatgatggtgggaTTTGGAGGAGGATGGAGGCTACAGGTGCAAGGGCCTCAGAatatcgcatttaatctgttattagactcaattggcttctctcaaaatgtaaaagaacccacccaccactttaatcacactctagatcttgttttaacatatggcatagaaactgaacatttaacagtgtttcctgaaaaccctctgctgtctgatcatttcctgatcacatttacatttacaataattgattacacagcagtggagagtagactttatcacagtagatgtctttctgaaagtgctgtaactaagtttaagaatataatccacccactgttatcatcttcaatgccctgtaccaacatagagcagagcagctatctgaacgctactccaacagaggtcgattatcttgttaataattttacctcctcactacgtgcgactctggatactgtagctcctgtgaaaactaaggcctcaaatccaagtacctgactccgtggtataattctcaaacacgtagcctaaagcagataactcgtaagctggagaggaaatggcgtgtcacaaatttagaggatcatcatttagcctggagaaatagtttgctgctttataagaaagccctccagccagaacatcttactattcatcactgattgaagaaaataagaacaaccccaggtttctcttcagcactgtagccaggctgacaaacagtcagagctctactgagccaacaatccctttaacgttaactagtaatgacttcatgaacttcttcacaaataaaatttttatcattagagataaaattaccaataatcatcccacagatgtaatattatctacagctacttttagtaccattgatgttaagttagactcttttctctcaattgatctttctgagttaacttcaataattacttcctccaaaccatcaacgtgtcttttagaccccattcctacaaaactgctcaaagaagtcctgccattaattaattcttcaatcttaaatatgatcaacctatctctaataatcggctatgtaccacaggccttcaagctggctgtagttaaacctttactcaaaaagcatctctagacccagctgtcttagctaattacaggccaatctcgctgaaaagtcttcagctgatccaaaatgctgcagcaagagtactgacagggactagaaagagagagcagatttctcctgttttggcttcccttcattggcttcctgttaaatccagaattgaattcaaaatcctgctcctcacatacaaggtcttaaataatcaggccccatcttatcttaatgaccttgtagtaccatatcaccctattagagcacttcgctctcgctctgcaggcctacttgttgttcctagagtatttaaaagtagaatgggaggcagagccttcagttttcaggcccctcttctgtggaaccagcttccagtttggattcaggagacagacactatctctactttcaagattaggcttcaaactttccttttgctaaagcatatagttagggctggaccaggtgaccctgaatcctcccttagttatgctgcaatagagcgtgagctgccggggattcccatgatgcattgagtttttccttccagtcacctttctcactcactatgtgttaacagacctctctgcatcgaatcatatctgttattaatctctgtctctcttccacagcatgtctttatcctgtcttccttctctcaccccaaccggtcgcagcagatggccccgccctccctgagcctggttctgccggaggtttcttcctgttaaagggagttttccttcccactgtcgccaaagtgcttgctcatagggggtcatatgattgttgggtttttctctgtatgtattattgtgcgatctactgtacaatataaagcgccttgagacgacttttgttgtgat comes from the Oreochromis aureus strain Israel breed Guangdong linkage group 18, ZZ_aureus, whole genome shotgun sequence genome and includes:
- the mfn1a gene encoding mitofusin-1, yielding MDAINPSPLRRFVIAKHSITSIFDQLLDFVKDGSAFVDEAWRSEDLGPVAVEEQSLEMQSCAIKLTTIRDVLLRRHMKVAFFGRTSNGKSTVINAMLKDRVLPSGIGHTTNCFLSVEGTDEDEAYLITEASTERRSVTTVNQLAHALHMDPTLDSGTLVKVFWPKSHCALLRDDLVLMDSPGTDVTLELDSWIDKFCLDADVFVLVGNAESTLMNTEKLFFHKVSEKISKPNIFILHNRWDASVTEPDYIEEVRKQHLDRCVGFLADELKVVGLDDAAGRIFFVSAKEVLSARTQRAQGMPETGGALAEGFHERLREFQRFERTFEEFISQSAVKTKFEQHTVRAWQITEAIKGVMDAINIASADRKICCLEEREDLRDRLDFVRGQINRLSASVKERIRTLSDDVTAKVSSALTDQIRSLPVLVDDFRADFSPTQETLLLYKTKLLQHVEERLIGGLDHRCSVGVLRDIRDAQSHMIDAVRPLLSPALQEQLSTPSASFEITYDLGLAALCADFEENIDFQFSLGWTALVTRFIGASNAKRALSGADCAHKERSTFRDEMVVSIATGLVSVTSRASMTVLVIGGVVWRSVGWRLIALSVSLYGLLYLYEKLTWTDASRERALKQQFVEHAAQRLRAVVPVASNACSHQVCKELLSTFSRLTQRVELSDAELEGNIRQLSFRIQRLETIQRRSKAFRNRATELETQLEVFSVQYLQEN